From a single Portunus trituberculatus isolate SZX2019 chromosome 15, ASM1759143v1, whole genome shotgun sequence genomic region:
- the LOC123503991 gene encoding DDB1- and CUL4-associated factor 6-like, with translation MLRHIINRQYDPVSSNVVYPLAKGNENFLQRMSLLQSMEVHRGCVNTVVWDTPGNLLLSGSDDQQLVICDPWERMTKMRIHTAHRANIFSAKFMPHTANRKIVSCSGDGIVIYTDVERQEETHDCKFTCHYSTCYDVVTLPDDPHTFLTCGEDDCVRWFDLRIKTKCSVRECQEDILLNMGHPVTAVAVNPITPYHLAVATQDSTIRIYDRRILGTRASDSYLEQADQALLMRLKPDSMEGKSHRVTSLRYSQDGQEILASYSSDFLYLFDTQNYKETSMKVKVDNDAEANSGPTLKRLRLRGDWSDTGPQALPEREMRSQAGDVGQARPTLHATLMQRMTDVLSRMLNDPNSRAPGQRTTSESESSQNAAGDEEGNTESVSQPPSSSPNVHLAATAETSDAVAEDIIESEQLPTTSEATNESEELMERNCDESDTLQPEQTADSEPHQSDSAEPQTEATESADSIVEGMNHENEMPSKNSKIEGLQDRITSLRRGFVKKHQVEPSVDLSYSGHGVSSSMISLGVGDEVSRDCNSQENEDETSGSPRESSPRLLPQPDQTPEPSQPSETVLSEIPGSSSSPCPSTSSHPPVTKAQTISTSTSSPAICNMEADQSAWTGRGGMGADSGMAASSSHGTRASELNVGPALDFGDDDSDDESTSARTASARMANAIERAVQRARGERASGGGEETEVTVPQAAVRQCYKGHRNARTMIKEACFWGDTHVMSGSDCGRVFVWERNTGRLVMLWEADRHVVNCLQPHPSLPVLATSGIDYDVKLWAPLCEESRFDETKAKEITQRNEALLEETRDTITVPATFMIRMLASLNQLRRGTTFAERWRNRRQARRQGEEEDQGGSAE, from the exons ATGTTAAGACATATCATCAATCGCCAGTATGATCCAGTCAGCAGCAATGTTGTATACCCACTTGCAAAAG GTAATGAAAACTTCCTGCAGCGGATGTCCCTCCTGCAGTCCATGGAGGTGCACAGGGGATGTGTCAACACAGTGGTGTGGGATACACCGGGGAATCTCTTACTCTCAGGTTCAGATGACCAGCAGCTTGTCATATG TGATCCATGGGAGCGAATGACAAAAATGCGCATTCATACAGCCCATCGTGCCAACATATTCAGCGCCAAATTTATGCCGCATACAGCCAATAGAAAAATTGTATCCTGCTCAGGAGATGGCATTGTGATTTATACAG ATGttgaaagacaagaagagacaCATGACTGTAAATTCACATGCCACTACAGTACTTGTTATGATGTTGTCACCCTCCCTGATGATCCTCACACCTTCCTTACCTGTGGAGAGGATGACTGTGTCCGCTGGTTTGACCTCAGAATAAAGACAAAGTGTTCTGTCCGAGAGTGTCAAGAG GACATTCTGCTGAATATGGGCCACCCTGTCACTGCTGTGGCTGTTAATCCCATCACTCCATATCACCTGGCTGTAGCTACCCAGGATTCCACCATAAGAATATATGATCGACGCATACTGGGTACCCGGGCATCAG ATTCATACTTGGAACAAGCTGATCAAGCTCTCCTGATGCGACTCAAACCCGACAGCATGGAGGGCAAGAGCCATCGAGTAACCAGCCTGCGCTATAGCCAGGATGGTCAGGAAATTCTTGCCAGCTACTCCTCagacttcctttatctttttgacACTCAG AATTATAAAGAAACATCCATGAAAGTTAAAGTGGATAATGATGCCGAGGCTAACTCTGGCCCCACCCTGAAGCGCCTGCGTCTGCGAGGGGACTGGTCAGACACTGGCCCTCAAGCTCTCCCAGAGCGTGAGATGAGGAGCCAGGCTGGAG ATGTTGGACAAGCAAGACCAACTTTGCATGCTACCCTAATGCAAAGAATGACTGATGTGTTGTCTCGTATGTTAAACGATCCCAACTCAAGAGCACCTGGTCAGCGAACAACTTCTGAATCTGAGTCATCTCAGAATGCAGCAGGTGATGAAGAAGGCAACACAGAGAGTGTCAGTCAGCCACCCTCCTCCAGCCCTAATGTTCATCTTGCTGCCACAGCAGAAACATCTGATGCTGTGGCTGAAGATATTATTGAGTCAGAACAGCTTCCCACAACAAGTGAGGCCACAAATGAAAGTGAAGAGTTGATGGAAAGAAATTGTGATGAGTCAGACACTTTGCAACCAGAACAAACAGCTGATAGTGAACCTCATCAATCTGACAGTGCTGAGCCTCAGACAGAAGCAACTGAGAGTGCTGATTCAATAGTTGAAGGGATGAATCATGAAAATGAAATGCCTTCAAAGAATTCCAAAATTGAGGGCTTGCAGGATAGAATTACTTCACTAAGAAGAGGATTTGTCAAAAA ACACCAGGTGGAACCATCAGTCGATCTCTCTTATTCTGGGCATGGAGTCTCCAGCAGCATGATCAGTTTAGGTGTGGGAGATGAAGTATCTCGTGATTGTAACTCacaagagaatgaagatgaaaccAGTGGTTCACCTAGAGAATCCTCCCCAAGGCTGCTGCCTCAACCAGACCAAACTCCTGAGCCCTCTCAGCCTTCAGAAACTGTCTTGTCTGAGATCCcaggctcctcttcctccccctgtcCGTCCACATCCTCTCATCCTCCAGTGACCAAAGCTCAGACAATCTCCACATCCACCTCTAGTCCAGCCATTTGTAACATGGAAGCTGACCAATCTGCTTGGACTGGCAGGGGAGGTATGGGAGCAGACTCGGGTATGGCAGCGTCCTCTAGTCATGGGACAAGAGCCAGTGAATTAAATGTTGGACCTGCATTAG ACTTTggagatgatgatagtgatgatgaatcCACAAGTGCcag AACTGCCAGTGCACGCATGGCCAATGCAATAGAGCGTGCTGTGCAGCGAGCCCGAGGGGAACGtgcatcaggaggaggagaggagacagaggTGACGGTACCTCAGGCAGCTGTTCGCCAATGTTATAAGGGTCACCGTAATGCCAG AACTATGATCAAAGAGGCTTGCTTCTGGGGAGACACGCACGTCATGTCTGGCTCAGACTGTGGCCGTGTCTTTGTGTGGGAACGCAACACTGGGCGACTGGTGATGTTATGGGAAGCTGACAGGCATGTTGTGAACTGCCTGCAGCCCCACCCATCCTTACCAGTGTTAGCAACCTCTGGCATTGACTATGATGTGAAGCTCTGGGCTCCATTGTGTGAAGAATCTCGCTTTGATGAAACTAAGGCTAAAGAG ATAACACAGCGAAATGAGGCTCTCTTGGAGGAGACGCGTGACACTATTACAGTACCTGCAACCTTTATGATCCGTATGTTGGCCTCTCTCAACCAGCTCAGACGAGGAA CTACTTTTGCCGAACGTTGGAGAAATCGCCGCCAGGCTCGTagacagggagaagaggaggatcagGGAGGCAGTGCTGAGTAA
- the LOC123503994 gene encoding carbohydrate sulfotransferase 4-like — MKKQKLKAACMIILACAAALFLWTTMLALHVRPRNRHPRRESLRFDFFQRLLEEREKAFNLSPQQVQDEYAERPQMWVLVGSTARSGTSLIGELMSKTKPSIYFFEPELFVRASSGNLVMKENGMPFLEAVGECRFDEAFIEWLHTRSKGNVVRHKMTGRCRTSTQCFTMDTLTEACRSEHLRIMKVIRFRIRWMRELLSSSKFDFKLVHLIRDPRASLRSMYSHHLTKLQPDYYCPLIEDDLNQIKELESEFPGQVLKLKYESFCLDPEGQSSKLWRFLSGNQTASLPPEWTAFLEKHTHKKSNHIDPVYGTVRDTRDEYLAWRWEIHEDLLADVEKYCASAIHNLGYNLFGTIDVARNKSVPLFLEDL; from the exons atgaagaagcaaAAATTAAAGGCAGCCTGCATGATAATCCTGGCCTGTGCTGCTGCCCTCTTCCTGTGGACCACGATGCTGGCTTTacatg TGCGCCCACGTAATAGGCACCCGAGGAGAGAATCACTTCGTTTTGACTTCTTTCAACGACttctggaggaaagagaaaaggcctTTAACTTGTCCCCCCAGCAGGTGCAGGATGAGTATGcagagag acctcAGATGTGGGTACTGGTGGGCTCCACGGCCCGCAGCGGCACCAGCCTCATCGGTGAACTTATGTCCAAAACCAAaccttccatttatttctttgaACCGGAGCTGTTTGTACGGGCATCCAGCGGAaatttg gtgatgaaagaaaatgggatgccGTTCTTGGAAGCGGTGGGCGAGTGTCGCTTCGACGAGGCCTTCATCGAGTGGCTACACACGCGTAGTAAGGGAAACGTGGTGCGCCACAAAATGACTGGCAGGTGCCGTACATCTACCCAGTGCTTCACTATGGACACCTTGACTGAGGCGTGTCGCTCCGAGCACCTGAGGATTATGAAG GTCATCCGATTCCGTATCAGATGGATGCGAGAACTGCTGAGTAGTTCTAAATTTGACTTCAAACTTGTGCATCTCATCCGCGACCCCCGGGCCTCATTACGATCAATGTACTCACACCACCTCACCAAGCTGCAGCCTGATTATTACTGCCCACTGATCGAGGACGACCTGAACCAGATCAAAGAACTAGAGAGCGAGTTTCCTGGCCAAGTTCTGAAACTTAAGTACGAAAGTTTCTGCCTAGACCCAGAAG GCCAGTCATCCAAGTTATGGCGGTTCCTATCTGGCAACCAAacagcttccctccctcctgaaTGGACAGCGTTCCTTGAAAAGCATACGCACAAAAAAAGTAACCATATAGATCCCGTCTACGGCACGGTGAGGGACACGAGAGACGAGTACCTGGCGTGGCGGTGGGAGATACACGAGGACCTGTTGGCAGACGTGGAAAAGTATTGCGCCTCTGCCATCCACAACCTCGGCTACAATTTATTTGGGACGATAGATGTTGCCAGAAACAAGTCGGTGCCTTTATTTCTTGAAGATTTGTAG